The following are from one region of the Rhipicephalus microplus isolate Deutch F79 chromosome 1, USDA_Rmic, whole genome shotgun sequence genome:
- the LOC142768920 gene encoding adult-specific rigid cuticular protein 15.7-like — protein sequence MIAQVTLLLVVSTVALAGGHGGYGHHGGSSRTYRKQNDHGHYSFGYDIVNGYGAVNGRHETGAAYGPVHGSYYLGDIDGRHRQVHYVADKWGFRAMVKTNEPGTKSSLPAAAPYHSAHGKTVPAYGHGGYGGYGGYRGYGGYGGYGGYGGYGGYGGYGYYG from the exons ATGATCGCTCAG GTGACTCTGTTGTTGGTCGTCTCGACCGTGGCTCTGGCGGGAGGACACGGCGGCTACGGTCATCACGGAGGTTCCAGCAGAACGTACAGGAAACAGAAT GACCACGGCCACTACAGTTTCGGCTACGACATCGTCAACGGCTACGGCGCCGTGAACGGCCGCCACGAGACCGGCGCGGCGTACGGTCCCGTGCACGGCTCGTACTACCTGGGCGACATCGACGGCCGCCACAGGCAGGTGCACTACGTGGCCGACAAGTGGGGCTTCCGAGCCATGGTGAAGACCAACGAGCCCGGAACCAAGAGCAGCCTGCCGGCCGCCGCTCCCTATCATTCGGCCCACGGAAAGACGGTGCCCGCCTACGGACACGGTGGATATGGCGGATACGGAGGATACCGAGGATACGGTGGATATGGCGGATATGGTGGATACGGAGGATACGGTGGCTACGGAGGCTATGGATACTACGGCTAG